Proteins encoded within one genomic window of Lynx canadensis isolate LIC74 chromosome B4, mLynCan4.pri.v2, whole genome shotgun sequence:
- the ITGB1 gene encoding LOW QUALITY PROTEIN: integrin beta-1 (The sequence of the model RefSeq protein was modified relative to this genomic sequence to represent the inferred CDS: inserted 3 bases in 3 codons), with the protein MNLQLIFWIGLISSXCCVFGQADENRCXKANAKSCGECIQXGPNCGWCVNSTFLQEGMPTSARCDDLEALKKKGCHPDDIENPRGSKDVKKNKNVTNRSKGTAEKLQPEDITQIQPQQLVLQLRSGEPQTFTLKFKRAEDYPIDLYYLMDLSYSMKDDLENVKSLGTDLMNEMRRITSDFRIGFGSFVEKTVMPYISTTPAKLRNPCTSEQNCTSPFSYKNVLSLTDKGEVFNELVGKQRISGNLDSPEGGFDAIMQVAVCGSLIGWRNVTRLLVFSTDAGFHFAGDGKLGGIVLPNDGQCHLENDVYTMSHYYDYPSIAHLVQKLSENNIQTIFAVTEEFQPVYKELKNLIPKSAVGTLSANSSNVIQLIIDAYNSLSSEVILENSKLPEGVTINYKSYCKNGVNGTGENGRKCSNISIGDEVQFEISITSNKCPNKNSEIIKIKPLGFTEEVEIILQFICECECQNEGIPSSPKCHEGNGTFECGACRCNEGRVGRHCECSTDEVNSEDMDAYCRKENSSEICSNNGECVCGQCVCRKRDNTNEIYSGKFCECDNFNCDRSNGLICGGNGVCKCRVCECNPNYTGSACDCSLDTTSCMATNGQICNGRGICECGACKCTDPKFQGPTCEMCQTCLGVCAEHKECVQCRAFNKGEKKDTCAQECSHFNITKVENRDKLPQPGQVDPLSHCKEKDVDDCWFYFTYSVNGNNEAIVHVVETPECPTGPDIIPIVAGVVAGIVLIGLALLLIWKLLMIIHDRREFAKFEKEKMNAKWDTGENPIYKSAVTTVVNPKYEGK; encoded by the exons ATGAATTTACAACTGATTTTCTGGATTGGACTGATCAGTT ATTGCTGTGTGTTTGGCcaagcag ATGAAAATAGAT TTAAAGCAAATGCCAAATCCTGTGGAGAATGTATAC CAGGGCCAAATTGTGGATGGTGTGTAAATTCA ACATTTTTACAAGAAGGAATGCCTACGTCTGCGCGATGTGATGATTTAGaagctttgaaaaagaaaggtTGCCATCCAGATGACATAGAAAATCCCAGAGGCTccaaagatgtaaagaaaaataaaaatgtaacaaaccGTAGCAAAGGAACGGCAGAGAAGCTCCAGCCGGAAGATATTACTCAAATCCAGCCTCAGCAGTTGGTTTTGCAGTTGCGATCAG GGGAGCCGCAgacatttacattaaaattcaagAGAGCTGAAGACTATCCTATCGATCTCTACTACCTTATGGACCTCTCCTACTCTATGAAAGATGATTTGGAGAATGTCAAAAGTCTTGGAACAGATCTGATGAATGAAATGAGAAGGATTACTTCAGATTTCCGGATTG GATTTGGCTCATTTGTGGAGAAGACCGTGATGCCTTACATTAGTACAACACCAGCCAAGCTCAGGAACCCTTGCACAAGTGAACAAAACTGCACCAGCCCATTTAGCTACAAAAATGTGCTCAGTCTTACTGATAAAGGGGAAGTATTTAATGAACTTGTTGGTAAACAGCGCATATCTGGAAATTTGGATTCTCCAGAAGGTGGCTTTGATGCAATCATGCAAGTTGCAGTTTGCGGA tcaTTGATTGGCTGGAGGAATGTTACACGGCTGCTGGTGTTTTCCACGGATGCTGGGTTTCACTTTGCTGGAGATGGGAAACTTGGTGGCATTGTTTTACCAAATGATGGACAGTGTCACCTGGAAAATGATGTGTACACAATGAGCCATTATTAT gATTATCCTTCTATTGCTCACCTTGTCCAGAAACTAAGTGAAAATAACATTCAGACAATTTTTGCAGTTACTGAAGAATTTCAGCCCGTTTACAAG gAACTGAAAAATTTGATCCCTAAGTCAGCAGTAGGAACTTTATCTGCAAATTCCAGCAATGTAATTCAGTTGATTATTGATGCATACAAT TCCCTTTCCTCAgaagtcattttggaaaacagcaaATTGCCAGAAGGAGTAACAATAAATTACAAATCTTACTGCAAGAATGGGGTGAATGGAACaggggaaaatggaagaaaatgttccAATATTTCCATTGGAGATGAG gttCAATTTGAAATTAGCATAACTTCAAATAAATGTCCAAATAAGAATtctgaaatcattaaaattaagcCTCTGGGCTTTACTGAAGAAGTAGAAATTATTCTTCAATTCATCTGTGAATGTGAGTGCCAAAATGAAGGCATCCCTAGCAGTCCAAAGTGTCATGAAGGAAATGGAACGTTCGAGTGTGGAGCTTGCAG GTGCAACGAGGGACGTGTTGGTAGACATTGTGAATGTAGCACAGATGAAGTTAACAGTGAAGATATGGATGCTTACTGCAGGAAAGAAAACAGTTCAGAAATCTGTAGTAACAATGGAGAGTGTGTCTGTGGACAGTGTGTTTGTAGGAAGAGGGataatacaaatgaaatttaTTCTGGCAAATTCTGCGAATGTGATAATTTCAACTGTGATAGATCCAATGGCTTAATTTGTGGAG GAAATGGCGTTTGCAAGTGTCGTGTATGTGAATGCAATCCCAACTACACCGGCAGCGCCTGTGACTGTTCTTTGGATACCACTTCGTGCATGGCCACAAATGGGCAGATCTGTAATGGCAGGGGCATCTGTGAGTGTGGCGCCTGTAAGTGTACAGATCCGAAGTTTCAAGGGCCAACTTGTGAGATGTGTCAGACCTGCCTTGGTGTCTGTGCTGAGCATAA AGAAtgtgttcagtgcagagccttcaataaaggagaaaagaaagacacatgCGCACAGGAATGTTCACATTTCAACATTACCAAGGTTGAAAATCGAGACAAATTACCACAGCCAGGCCAGGTCGATCCCCTGTCCCATTGTAAGGAGAAAGATGTTGATGATTGCTGGTTTTATTTCACGTATTCAGTGAATGGGAACAATGAGGCCATTGTTCATGTTGTAGAGACTCCAG AGTGCCCCACTGGTCCAGACATCATTCCAATTGTAGCTGGTGTGGTTGCTGGAATTGTTCTTATTGGCCTTGCATTGCTGCTTATTTGGAAGCTTTTAATGATAATTCATGACAGAAGGGAATTTGccaaatttgaaaaggaaaagatgaatgcCAAATGGGACACG ggtgaaAATCCTATTTATAAGAGTGCCGTGACAACTGTTGTCAATCCGAAATATGAGGGAAAATGA